In the genome of Staphylococcus durrellii, one region contains:
- a CDS encoding DUF7147 family protein, which produces MKQSFIYLGEGLTDLFEFTTLIEYNYKRVDAVVFFHTPKSQKQLSSVGLVMRPTSDNHFQAIYIMLNAVKYPYPNSNKKNDIITASANKYNIPIKGIDVQPPETFHDKDLYFNYLKSVLRLQNWIPPLQ; this is translated from the coding sequence ATGAAACAGTCATTTATTTATCTAGGAGAAGGGCTAACTGATTTATTTGAATTTACAACACTTATCGAATATAACTATAAACGTGTTGATGCTGTAGTATTTTTCCATACTCCTAAATCACAAAAACAACTTAGTTCAGTTGGCTTAGTGATGCGCCCAACCTCAGATAATCACTTTCAAGCTATTTACATTATGTTAAACGCAGTTAAATATCCATATCCAAATAGTAACAAGAAAAACGATATCATTACTGCTAGCGCAAATAAATATAACATACCGATTAAAGGTATAGACGTACAACCACCGGAAACATTTCACGATAAAGATTTATATTTTAATTACTTAAAAAGCGTATTGCGCTTACAAAATTGGATACCACCATTGCAATAA
- the rsmD gene encoding 16S rRNA (guanine(966)-N(2))-methyltransferase RsmD — protein MRVISGIHKSKPLESMEGRNTRPTMDKVKEGIFNSLHEISGIGLDLFAGSGALGIEALSRGMEKMIFVDQNFKAVQVIKGNLKSLDIMDKAEVYKNNADRALKALNKREIQFDVIFLDPPYEKGLIDEALVGIDKFDLLKENGIIVCEFNHKEDIDYTAFEVIKRYHYGLTDTLLLEKGV, from the coding sequence ATGAGAGTGATTTCTGGTATACATAAGAGTAAGCCTTTAGAAAGTATGGAAGGTCGTAACACTCGACCTACAATGGATAAAGTTAAAGAAGGCATTTTTAATAGTTTGCATGAAATTAGTGGTATTGGTTTAGACCTTTTTGCTGGAAGTGGCGCATTAGGTATAGAGGCACTCTCTAGAGGTATGGAAAAAATGATTTTTGTAGACCAAAACTTTAAAGCAGTACAAGTGATAAAAGGAAACTTAAAAAGTTTAGATATCATGGATAAAGCAGAAGTTTATAAAAATAATGCAGACAGAGCACTCAAAGCATTAAATAAAAGAGAAATTCAATTTGATGTTATTTTTTTAGATCCTCCATATGAAAAAGGATTGATAGACGAGGCTTTAGTAGGAATTGATAAATTTGATTTATTAAAAGAAAATGGTATTATCGTTTGTGAGTTTAATCATAAAGAGGATATTGATTATACAGCTTTTGAAGTAATTAAACGTTATCATTATGGATTAACGGATACTTTGTTATTAGAAAAAGGAGTTTAA
- the coaD gene encoding pantetheine-phosphate adenylyltransferase: protein MTITKAVIPGSFDPITYGHIDIIERSTDRFDEIHICVLKNSSKSGTFSVDERIELIKESVKHLTNVVVHEFSGLLVDFCDEIGAKTIIRGLRAVSDFEYELRLTSMNKKLNSDVETFYMMTSTNYSFISSSVVKEVAAYKANVSDFVPEHVAKALNEKFKK, encoded by the coding sequence ATGACTATTACAAAAGCAGTAATCCCAGGAAGTTTCGATCCAATTACATATGGTCATATCGACATAATCGAACGTAGTACGGATCGATTTGATGAGATACATATTTGTGTCTTAAAAAATAGTAGTAAGTCCGGTACATTTTCAGTGGATGAACGTATCGAGTTAATTAAAGAATCTGTTAAGCATTTAACAAATGTGGTTGTTCATGAATTTAGTGGATTATTAGTAGATTTTTGTGACGAAATTGGGGCTAAAACAATTATAAGAGGGCTTAGAGCGGTAAGTGACTTTGAATATGAATTACGCCTAACTTCTATGAATAAAAAATTAAATAGTGATGTTGAAACTTTTTATATGATGACTAGTACAAATTATTCGTTTATAAGTTCAAGTGTGGTTAAAGAAGTTGCTGCTTATAAAGCGAATGTATCTGATTTTGTACCCGAACATGTTGCTAAGGCATTGAATGAAAAGTTTAAAAAATAA
- a CDS encoding YceD family protein — protein MKWSITQLRKYQDKPFEFHQTVNFDHLKETLDLIDLSDITIDGELIINSNEVIANMHITGTYTMPCARTLKPVEVALDTSSQEIFDLDGYYADSEENEHYHDASDGMINLKDIAEELVIIEKPMRVFADDSEEMMREGNGWEVLDEEQAAEHAKEQEESESKQIDPRLQKLHQLYDEEQ, from the coding sequence ATGAAATGGTCGATAACACAGTTAAGAAAATATCAAGATAAGCCTTTTGAATTCCATCAAACGGTTAACTTTGATCATTTAAAAGAAACATTGGATTTAATAGATTTATCAGATATTACTATCGATGGCGAACTAATCATTAATTCGAACGAAGTCATTGCTAATATGCATATCACTGGCACCTACACGATGCCATGTGCGAGAACTTTAAAACCAGTTGAAGTAGCACTTGATACTTCTTCACAGGAAATATTTGATTTAGATGGTTATTATGCAGATAGTGAAGAGAATGAACATTATCATGACGCATCAGACGGAATGATAAATTTAAAAGATATTGCTGAGGAACTTGTCATCATTGAAAAACCAATGCGCGTATTTGCTGATGATAGTGAAGAGATGATGCGCGAAGGTAATGGTTGGGAAGTTTTAGACGAAGAACAAGCGGCTGAACATGCTAAAGAACAAGAAGAATCAGAGTCTAAGCAAATCGATCCAAGGCTTCAGAAATTACACCAATTATATGATGAAGAGCAATAG
- a CDS encoding TrmH family RNA methyltransferase: MENITSAQNSKIKQAIKLAKKRERDKTGYALIEGYHLIEEAYKSDVTIKQLFMVEPDRIDNEIINYAELTFEINLKVAEALSETVTPQGFFAVIEKPDYEKNNAQQVLLIDRIQDPGNLGTLIRTADAAGLDLIVLEKGTADPYQDKVLRASQGSVFHLPIITAELIDFVNNFEGPIYGTALENAASFKSIEQKEKFGILLGNEGEGVKPELLEAVTDNITIPIYGKAESLNVAIAGSILMYHLKG; encoded by the coding sequence ATGGAAAATATTACTTCGGCTCAAAATAGTAAAATAAAACAAGCAATTAAATTAGCAAAAAAGAGAGAACGTGACAAAACAGGTTACGCGCTTATTGAAGGATATCATTTGATTGAAGAAGCATACAAAAGTGATGTAACAATTAAGCAATTATTTATGGTTGAACCAGATAGAATAGATAATGAAATTATTAACTATGCGGAACTTACTTTTGAAATTAATTTAAAAGTAGCCGAAGCTTTATCTGAAACTGTTACGCCACAAGGTTTCTTTGCAGTGATTGAAAAACCTGATTATGAAAAAAATAACGCACAACAAGTATTACTTATCGATAGAATTCAAGATCCTGGTAATCTAGGTACTTTAATAAGAACGGCAGATGCAGCTGGTCTAGATTTAATTGTTTTAGAAAAAGGAACTGCAGACCCATATCAAGATAAAGTCTTAAGAGCAAGTCAGGGCAGTGTATTTCATTTGCCAATTATAACTGCGGAATTAATTGATTTTGTTAATAACTTTGAAGGTCCAATTTACGGAACGGCTCTTGAAAATGCAGCGTCATTTAAGTCAATAGAACAAAAAGAAAAATTTGGAATTTTGTTAGGTAATGAAGGCGAAGGTGTTAAACCTGAATTACTAGAAGCAGTTACAGATAATATTACAATACCTATATACGGTAAGGCAGAAAGTTTAAATGTTGCT
- the rpmF gene encoding 50S ribosomal protein L32, whose product MAVPKRRTSKTRKNKRRTHFKISVPGMTECSSCGEYKLSHRVCKNCGSYNGEEVVSK is encoded by the coding sequence ATGGCAGTACCAAAAAGAAGAACGTCAAAAACGAGAAAAAACAAACGTCGTACGCATTTTAAAATTTCAGTACCTGGAATGACAGAATGCTCAAGTTGTGGAGAATACAAATTATCTCACCGTGTATGTAAAAACTGTGGTTCTTACAATGGTGAAGAAGTTGTATCTAAATAA
- a CDS encoding nucleotidyltransferase — protein MKSVALVTEYNPFHNGHLYHAEQSKSITQSDVSIAIMSGQFVMRGEPAIFNKFVRTEMALSAVDIVVELPAYASISAGQYFANSAIQVADYLDANHLSFGSESGDIDQFHAIAKEMKAIEQSEAFAQKLKEGKSYPRILSELLEHNTLLKEPNNTLGLSYIQAINNFAPQIQPWTIQRHQAQHHDDGITDQSFASGTSIRNALISNQEGWQKVVPSKIVQLYQQPKANTEPCFPFIKHTILTQDAKQLRQLHTVSEGLEQRLKKVISATTSYSQLIDALKSKRYTRTHIQRVLMNVLLNFQQHDKPQTLDAVRILGMTKRGQAYIKHLKTKFPERNYVTNINKQNAHHFKHEIQATDVYNNVFNHTATDFNTPVIIRN, from the coding sequence ATGAAAAGTGTTGCGTTAGTTACAGAGTATAATCCCTTCCACAATGGTCACTTATATCATGCCGAACAATCAAAGTCAATCACCCAATCCGATGTATCAATAGCTATAATGAGCGGCCAATTTGTCATGCGTGGTGAGCCGGCAATTTTCAATAAATTTGTTAGAACTGAAATGGCTTTGTCTGCTGTTGATATCGTAGTGGAACTACCTGCCTATGCTTCTATATCTGCCGGCCAATATTTCGCTAACAGCGCCATACAAGTTGCCGATTATCTTGACGCAAATCATTTATCTTTCGGTAGCGAATCCGGTGACATAGATCAATTTCATGCCATTGCTAAAGAGATGAAAGCAATTGAACAATCGGAAGCCTTTGCACAGAAACTAAAAGAGGGCAAAAGTTATCCACGTATATTAAGTGAACTTCTTGAGCACAACACATTGCTAAAAGAACCTAACAACACGTTAGGCTTATCTTACATACAAGCCATTAATAACTTTGCGCCTCAAATTCAACCATGGACAATACAACGACATCAAGCGCAACATCATGACGATGGTATTACAGATCAATCATTTGCAAGTGGTACCTCTATAAGAAATGCATTGATTTCTAATCAAGAGGGTTGGCAAAAAGTAGTACCTTCTAAAATTGTACAATTATATCAACAGCCTAAGGCCAATACAGAACCTTGTTTTCCATTTATTAAACACACAATTTTGACTCAAGATGCCAAACAACTGAGGCAATTACACACAGTTAGTGAAGGCTTGGAACAAAGGTTAAAAAAAGTCATTTCAGCGACGACCTCATACTCTCAACTTATCGACGCTTTAAAATCTAAACGATATACACGTACGCACATCCAAAGAGTATTAATGAACGTGTTATTAAATTTCCAACAACATGACAAACCACAAACTTTGGATGCCGTACGTATTTTAGGTATGACCAAGCGTGGACAAGCTTATATTAAACATTTAAAAACTAAATTTCCTGAGCGCAACTATGTCACAAATATTAATAAGCAAAATGCGCATCATTTTAAACATGAAATTCAAGCTACGGATGTATACAATAATGTTTTTAATCATACAGCAACTGACTTTAATACCCCGGTTATCATAAGAAATTGA